Part of the Gavia stellata isolate bGavSte3 chromosome 28, bGavSte3.hap2, whole genome shotgun sequence genome, cctgctgctggtgcCACCGGCCCAGGACAgctggggggacacggggctgcccagcatggggacagggctggctggggccaAGACGCTTCTGGGGATTAAAGGGGCATGTGGCAGCAAGAGGTTGTCCCTGAGTGctgccccagtgccaccagtcCCACCGCTATCACCCCCCCAGTGGCCCTGGGTCCCCACAGATTGCATTCATGGGGGGGCACAGCCATTGCCACAACGCTCCCCGTCCAGTTGCTGTCGGTGGCCCAACAATGGTGGCCGTGGTCCAGCAGGGCCTGGCtgcatgtccctgtccccaagcGGGCGCGGAGCCTTTCCCAGCCATCGGCTGCCACCTAGCTGCCAGCCAGCGAGGCCTGTCGCcatcccccccagcacccccgggGACGCCTGTCCCCCAGCTTTGTCCCAGCCGCCTCTCAGGGCGCCCACCCCGATGCCACCGCGTGTCCCCACAACACCCTCATCCCCTGCCAGGGCTGTCCCCAAGGCCTGGTCGTGCTCCAATTCGTGGCCGTGACGCTGTGGCTTGAAGGGGACAAGGCCGGGGGGTGGCCCAGTGCCCATCACCACCGCCATGTCTGGATCCGTCCCCCAATGTTTCCCGGCAGCGCGGTGCCCCGGCACAAAGGCACCCCACGGCTGTGCCGGGCAGCACCGGCTCCGGCCCCACACAAAGCTCCTTTCAGCTGCCTGAGGAAAGCCCCTGGCACCCAGCCGCCACCCGGGGAGGCGTCCCGGCCCACACTCCACCCCGCCATGGGCAAACGGGGGGCAAAAGACCCCCCAAACTCAGTGCACATGTGACTGGTGACATGGCCACACACACGTGGCCGTGGCAGGACCAGGCCGTGGCGGGATCAGGCCCCCAACCCCTGGGGGACCCGGGGTCCTGAGCCCCGGCCAGGCTCCAGCGGCGACCGGCCAGCGCTTTTACAGACCCACTGGGGTGGAAAGGACTTTGGAGGCTTCAGCCACTTAATTAGCAGCCTGCCTTAATTAGCAGCCTGCCCGCGCTGCCAGACTGCCTGCAAAGTGCTTCGGCCCGCTGGGGCGGCGGGGATTTGCGGGCTGGTGCTGAGCCGCTCGTGCCAGGGCTCGTCCCGGGGGGGTGCGACACGGGGAGCGTGGgcgtgtgtgcacgtgtgtgtgcgcgcacacGTGGATGTGCACGCGTGTGGGTAGCAGATTGGCCGCGTGCGTGCGCGTTGCAGTGCACATCGTGGATGTGTGGAAGGGTAGACGGGCGTGCGCAGCTCTGTGTGCGTGTGGACACGTGTTCAGGGAAAGCGGCACGCGTGTGCGTATTTGTGCACGCGGCGTGTGCATACACTTGTATATGCAAGGGTAGGCATGCGTGTGTGCGTTGCatgtggtgtgtgtgtgcacatgagTGTGGAGGGATGGACACGCATGTGAGTGTGTGGGTAGACATGCGTGTGCATCTGTAggtgcatgtgtgcatgcatgtgcatgtgtgtgcgtgtggatgtgcacatgcatgtgtgtggaTGTGTGCATAGgacagtgtgtgtgtgggggggtgtgcaCACACGGATCCATACCAGCAGCACGCGTGCGGGTGTGTGCACATGtatgcacgtgtgtgtgtgcacaggcGTGTGTGCATGGCAGGGTGCGTGCACACGCATGCAGGGCTGTGCGCTCAGGGGGGTGGCTGTGCACACGCACGCCCGAGCCTGCCCAGGGTGTCTCTCTGCCCTGAGCACCTCGAGGTGCTGCTGCGGCCAGGGGTATTGTGGGGACAGATCCCCGGGGCGCAGAAATGGCCCAGGCCCTTGCAGCGGGCACCCTACAACACTGCACCCAGCcttgcacccagcacccacccgcTGGCTGCGCTGTGGGTGCCCATGGCCACTGCTCTGCCTCCCACCCTGGTTTGTGTCCCAGGCCCCCCCTGGGCCACGGCAGCGCCCGTCGGGGGGGCAGGCGGTGGGCAGAGGGCCGTGCCACGGTGCCCAGGCTGGGTGCCAGGGCGCATCCGCCCCCACCGGGCACCACAAAGGCCGGTTTTGTGCCGGCCCTCTGGCTCCCTGGCCGGCGGCCAGTGCcggggcagccggcggggccgggggccccCGGGCTCCATAAAACCCCTGGGCCGGGTGCATCACGCCCACCTCTTCGGCATGGAGAGCCAGCGGCTGTCCTCCTACGGCCGCCGCTTCGGCCCCGCCATCCCGGTGTACCGggtgctccctgccagccccccagcccggctccgGGCCCCCCGTGCCCGCAGCAGCCAGCCGGGTCCCCGTGTTCCTGGTGCCCGCCTGGGTCCCAGAGGCCCAAACGATGGCACCCTTACTCTGCTGGCGCGGCGCTCACTCAGAGTCTCCAGGGTGACCCGCACAATCACGAGACGGCCTGGAGATGATGGCACGCTCCAACGACCGCCTTTGCCAGCTACATCGAGAAGCAAGGTGCTGGTGGTGGAGCTGAACCAGGTGCGGGATCAGGAGCCCTCGCGTCTGGCCGACGTCTACCAGGAGGAGCTGCGTGACCTGCGGCGCCACGTGGAGCAGTTGGCCACCGCCAAGGCCCGTCTCGAGATTGAGAGGGACAACCTCGCCGAGGACCTCAGCAGCCTCCAGCAGAAGTAAGGCGCTGCCCTGTTTGGGGCACTTCTGGGGACCAGGGTGGCCACCAGGAAcaggatgatgatgatgaggacCAGGGTGGTGACGGGGACCAGGGTGGCCACCAGGAGCAGAATTGAGAGTGGCCGCTGGGATGGGTGTCAGGGTGACTACCAGGACCAGGTGGCCACCAGGACCAGAGTGGCAGCAGGGACCAGGATGGCCACCAGGATGGTGATCAGGGTTGTCCTGGGGACCAGGGTGGTGATGGGGACCATAGTGGTGGCAAGGACCAGGGTGACCCCTGGGACAACGACGGGGAccggggtgtccccagggatCAGGGTGGCCACCGGGACAGAGGGCAGGGTGGCCACCAGGACCAGGGTAGCCCTGGGGaccagggtggtggtggggacaTGGGTGGCAACAGGAACCAGGGTGAGCTCTGGGAACAGTGTGGGATGGTGGCGGGCGGGTGTGGGATGGGCACATGCACTGATGTGGGTGGGGTGCGGGTGCTGATGGGGTGGGGCTGCATCGACCCCGGGGGGGGTCTGTCTGTGCAGCTGAGAGTAATGAGTAACGGTGCCTAACGTGTAACGATGCCGAACGTGTAACGATGCCGAACGAGTAACAATGCCAAATGAATCAGGGTGCCTCTCTGCTCCGGTGCAGGCTGCAGGACGAGGTGACCCTGCGGCTGGAGGCCGAGAGCAACCTGGCTGCCTACAGGCAGGTGAGGGCAGGGGCTGGATCCTGCAATCCCCCCATCCCGCACCCCAGGGGCTCAGtccccagctcagcctccctcagggatggggcagggatggggtagggatggggcagggatggagcagggatggggcagggatggggcagggatagggcagggatggagcagggatggagcagggatggagcagggatgggacagggatggggcagggatggggcagggatggggcaggtatggagcagggatggagcagggatggggcagggatggggcagggatggagcagggatggggcagggatggggcagggatagggcagggatggagcagggatggagcagggatggggcagggatggggcagggatggggcaggtatggagcagggatggggcagggatggggcagggatggagcagggatggggcagggatggggcagggatgaagcagggatggagcagggatggggcagggatggggcagggatagggcagggatggagcagggatggagcagggatggggcagggatgggcaaggacagggcagggatgggcagggatggacaggagcaggcagtgaggGACTAGGATGTGTTATGATGGCCAGAATGGGGCAGAAAGAGGCAGGGATAGGCAGGAACGGGCAAGGCCAGGCAGCTCAGGAGGGACAGACTCGCATGGCCAGCCCTGGGGACGGTCCCTCCTGTCCCCCGCGGTGGCAGGACGTGGACTCTGCCGCCTTGGCTCGCCTGGACCTGGAGCGGCGGGTGGGGACCCTGCAGGATGAGATCGCCTTCCTCCGCAAGGTCCACGAGGAGGTAACCCCGCtcggggggggtcccggggctcAGGGGGGCCGGGCTGACCCCCGCTATCCCCCCAGGAGCTgcgggagctgcaggagcagctggcCCGGCAGCGGGTGCACGTCGAGGTGGACGCCAGCAAGCCGGACCTGACGGCCGCTCTGCGTGACATCCGCAGCCAGTACGAAGCCATGGCTGCCAGCAATGTCCAGGAGACCGAGGAGTGGTACAAGTCCAAGGTGCGTTGGGAGCTGGTCACCCAACGGATACGTGACCTGGCTGTCCCATCCCGGGATGTCACCTTCTCGGGTCTAGGGTTGACCACCCCAGGGTTGGGTGGTTCTTGGTGGTGGTGCGTGGGGTTTGGCATCCCCGCTGTCCCCGCTCGTGTCCCGTGTCCTGGTTTGGTCCctgtggggagcagggatgTGTCCCCCGTGGTAAGTGATGTAGGCACGGTCCCTAAGGAGTTGTGTTCACAGTGGCATGGCCCACCTGCACCGTCCCACAGGAGTAGGGACATGTCTGTGGTGACATCCCACAGCACTATCCCTCCCACCCACAAAGCAGGATCATGTCCCCCTGCCATCAGGGATGTGTCCCACGTCCGCTGTCCCATCACCCCAAGGGACCAGGGACATGCCTCCATATGACACGTGCCATCGGCCACATGCCCCACATGCACTGTCCCATCCACCCACAAGAGCCGGGACACATCCCCAGCACCACGTGCTGTTGAGGGCACATCCCGTGTGCACTGTCCCTTCCTCCTGTGGGAGCTGGATGTGTCCCCACGACACGTGCTGCTGGAGCCACAGCCCTCCCACAGAAGCTGGGATGTGGCCCCAGGACATGTGTCTTTGGGGATGTCCCATGTGTCCCTTCCTGCTGTGGGAACAGGGACGTGTCCCCAATGCCACATCAAGTGCATATCCCGTGTGCATCGTCCCCATCCTGCCACAGGAGCAGGGACATGTCCCCAGGCAGACATGGCACTGGGGACATGTCCCATATGTACCATCCCACCACCCTGCAGTAGCAGGGATGTTTCTCCATGCCACGTGCTACTGGGGCCATGTCCCTCCtatgcagcagagctgggttgTGTCCCCACGCCATGTGCCACCAGGACACATCCCTGACACGTGGTCCCATCCCATGGCACGTGTCACCCCACCAGTTCGCCGACCTGACGGACGCGGCCGCCCGGCACGCGGAGGCCCTGCGCGCGGCCAAGCAGGAGGCCAACGAGTACCGGCGCCAGCTCCAGGCCCTCACCTGTGACCTGGAGGCACTGCGGGGTTCGGTAGGTGATGGCCATGGGGTGCAAGGTGAGCGACATGGCCTCGGGGAGCTGCCACCACCATGGGCTTCCTTGGCACAGTGGTAGGGACTACCACCCAATGCTGGGAGAGTGGCTGGTCCCTAAAGGTGGGAG contains:
- the GFAP gene encoding glial fibrillary acidic protein produces the protein MESQRLSSYGRRFGPAIPVYRVLPASPPARLRAPRARSSQPGPRVPGARLGPRGPNDGTLTLLARRSLRVSRVTRTITRRPGDDGTLQRPPLPATSRSKVLVVELNQVRDQEPSRLADVYQEELRDLRRHVEQLATAKARLEIERDNLAEDLSSLQQKLQDEVTLRLEAESNLAAYRQDVDSAALARLDLERRVGTLQDEIAFLRKVHEEELRELQEQLARQRVHVEVDASKPDLTAALRDIRSQYEAMAASNVQETEEWYKSKFADLTDAAARHAEALRAAKQEANEYRRQLQALTCDLEALRGSNESLERQLRELEERYALETAGYQDTVVRLEEDIRSLKEEMARHLQEYQDLLNVKLALDIEIATYRKLLEGEESRITIPVQSFSNLQIRETSLDTKSMSEAHVKRSIVVKTVETRDGEVIKESKQEHKEVV